From a region of the Candidatus Poribacteria bacterium genome:
- a CDS encoding carbon-phosphorus lyase complex subunit PhnI encodes MKTRFFLLILVLSLFVSFHASGQVVFYADFEDGSKDAKPDAGVNDIKKYKAENAGTIWAADDFEGGKLGGKKSMKQTAEGCGISGNTPLPGVTNFTDGIIQMVFSFGDDDSVGLQFRRKGDDKGYLAVFGYNETASVLFMSLEDGCCPSGQCLDQCGCENGGKEIASEPHGLGGGLDQTNAVAYLGRVEVKGNNVKIWYMKLDEVDDLFAPSEDLGPPILESDKATNKSAGSVGIWHESWGMGRVDSVLVTNANGFDVDAKGKLTTSWGAVKAAY; translated from the coding sequence ATGAAAACCCGTTTTTTTCTTTTGATTCTCGTTTTAAGTCTATTTGTTTCATTTCACGCCAGCGGTCAAGTTGTGTTTTATGCCGATTTTGAGGACGGCTCTAAGGACGCAAAGCCCGATGCGGGTGTGAACGACATCAAAAAATATAAAGCCGAGAACGCTGGGACGATCTGGGCTGCGGATGATTTTGAAGGCGGCAAACTCGGTGGAAAAAAATCCATGAAGCAAACCGCTGAAGGATGCGGCATCTCCGGGAACACACCACTGCCTGGCGTGACAAACTTTACCGACGGTATCATTCAAATGGTTTTCTCGTTTGGTGATGATGATAGTGTCGGACTTCAGTTCCGCCGCAAAGGGGACGATAAAGGCTACCTGGCTGTCTTTGGCTATAATGAAACCGCATCCGTCCTTTTCATGAGCCTGGAAGACGGGTGCTGTCCTTCTGGACAATGTCTCGACCAGTGCGGTTGTGAGAATGGTGGAAAAGAGATAGCCAGTGAACCACACGGCTTAGGGGGCGGACTCGACCAGACGAATGCTGTCGCGTATCTCGGGCGCGTTGAAGTCAAAGGCAACAACGTTAAAATCTGGTACATGAAACTTGATGAAGTCGACGATCTGTTCGCACCCTCCGAAGACCTCGGACCTCCCATTCTTGAATCCGACAAAGCGACTAACAAGAGTGCTGGCTCCGTCGGTATCTGGCACGAAAGTTGGGGAATGGGTAGAGTTGATAGTGTTCTCGTTACGAATGCCAACGGTTTTGATGTTGATGCCAAAGGCAAACTCACTACCAGCTGGGGTGCGGTTAAAGCCGCTTATTAA
- a CDS encoding threonine synthase produces MEKVLGLKCRECGEKYPKEPLHVCEFCFGPLEVDYNYEEIQKSISRRSIENGPESMWRYADLLPIDDEPTDGTHTGFTPLVRAKNLGDALGVKELYIKDDTVCHPTFSFKDRVVAVALSKAKEFDFETVSCASTGNLANAVAAHAAIAKLNCFIFIPADLEVGKVVASLVYGPTVVSITGTYDEVNRLCSEIGGVYPWAFVNINIRPFYAEGSKTLCFELIEQLGWKAPAHIVAPAAGGSLITKIGKALKEFHILGLIDTPNTKIHVAQAEGCGPIVNTYKENGDFVKPVRPNTIAKSLAIGNPADGIYAVDTVRNSGGVGEHATDIEIVEAIKLLASTEGIFTETAGGVTLAAAKKLIESGHIRPDEPTVLAITGNGLKTVEALENKTDTTHIITPQLNAFQKLMTEIG; encoded by the coding sequence ATGGAAAAAGTATTAGGGCTCAAATGCCGTGAATGTGGGGAGAAGTATCCCAAGGAACCGCTCCACGTTTGCGAGTTCTGTTTCGGGCCCCTGGAAGTAGACTATAACTATGAAGAGATACAAAAATCTATTTCAAGGCGTTCAATAGAAAATGGTCCAGAAAGCATGTGGCGTTATGCAGATCTACTGCCGATAGATGATGAACCGACAGATGGCACTCATACCGGATTTACGCCGCTCGTCCGAGCGAAGAATCTTGGAGACGCGCTCGGCGTCAAAGAACTCTATATCAAAGATGACACCGTCTGCCATCCGACCTTTTCCTTCAAAGATCGGGTTGTAGCCGTCGCCTTGAGCAAAGCAAAAGAATTCGATTTTGAAACTGTTTCTTGTGCCTCTACTGGCAACCTCGCCAACGCAGTCGCCGCACACGCTGCCATTGCAAAACTGAATTGCTTCATTTTCATCCCCGCGGATCTCGAAGTTGGCAAGGTCGTTGCATCCCTTGTCTATGGTCCCACAGTCGTCAGTATCACTGGCACTTATGACGAGGTCAACCGACTCTGTAGTGAAATTGGCGGGGTCTATCCGTGGGCATTTGTTAATATCAACATCCGTCCTTTCTACGCTGAAGGCTCAAAAACCCTCTGTTTTGAATTGATCGAACAACTCGGTTGGAAGGCACCCGCGCATATCGTCGCACCTGCCGCTGGCGGGTCTCTCATCACAAAGATTGGCAAAGCTTTAAAAGAATTCCACATTTTAGGATTAATAGATACACCGAACACTAAAATCCATGTCGCCCAAGCCGAGGGATGTGGACCCATCGTCAATACATACAAAGAGAATGGCGATTTTGTAAAGCCTGTGAGACCCAATACAATCGCTAAATCGCTCGCGATTGGAAACCCCGCAGACGGCATCTATGCTGTGGATACCGTCCGAAACTCCGGCGGTGTCGGCGAACACGCCACCGATATCGAGATCGTGGAGGCCATAAAACTCCTCGCTTCCACAGAGGGTATTTTCACGGAAACCGCTGGGGGTGTCACACTCGCCGCCGCGAAAAAATTGATAGAGAGCGGACACATCAGACCTGATGAGCCAACGGTTCTCGCTATCACAGGCAACGGACTCAAAACCGTTGAAGCCCTTGAGAACAAAACGGATACAACCCATATCATTACCCCGCAACTCAACGCTTTTCAGAAATTGATGACGGAAATTGGATAG
- a CDS encoding enolase: MKVTNVERVLVDVPFTPRQQQITTQSVSTVYNWSLLELCKVTTDTGHVGWGETVVHYTYSRVSDDSVERVLGQSPAERMNDDSLGAGLQMALFDVVGKILEVPVYQLLGMQAREAVPISWWCIDSSPENWAAEAADAVENGYTSFKNKPRPWWDIAAQVEAVAAGVPSDFKLDLDPNGSWRDAETAIPILQKLASHPNVAMFETPIPQNDVDGNKQIRQTVGCQVAMHFGSPPYTTCVREDVNTGFVIGGGKSQVMREGQLSAAADMPFWLQIVGNGLTTTWAGHLGSVLTHATWPAITCINLYSDHLLTQPIQVSEGCHKVPDAPGLGVEVDEDAVERFRVPDDQLDAEGYTIHPVPRIIKTAVYPDGSCIHMSGDGLSYFNAGNGEAQVEGARLELTFDDGTDAWTDLFEKARETPVHGRW, from the coding sequence ATGAAAGTCACGAACGTTGAACGTGTACTTGTAGATGTCCCCTTCACCCCACGACAACAACAGATTACCACCCAGAGCGTGTCCACTGTTTACAACTGGTCACTCCTTGAACTGTGCAAGGTTACCACGGATACCGGACATGTCGGTTGGGGTGAGACCGTCGTCCATTATACCTATTCCAGAGTTAGCGATGATAGTGTTGAACGTGTGCTTGGACAGAGTCCTGCTGAACGCATGAACGACGATTCACTCGGCGCAGGTTTACAGATGGCGCTCTTCGATGTCGTCGGCAAAATTTTGGAAGTGCCCGTCTATCAACTCCTCGGCATGCAGGCTCGCGAGGCTGTTCCTATTTCGTGGTGGTGTATCGACTCGTCTCCTGAAAACTGGGCAGCGGAAGCCGCAGATGCCGTAGAAAACGGTTATACGAGTTTCAAAAACAAGCCGCGTCCGTGGTGGGATATCGCCGCACAGGTAGAGGCAGTCGCAGCAGGCGTTCCATCCGACTTCAAACTCGACCTCGATCCTAACGGTTCTTGGCGCGACGCAGAAACGGCTATCCCGATCCTGCAAAAACTCGCTTCACACCCAAACGTAGCGATGTTTGAGACCCCTATTCCGCAGAATGATGTTGATGGAAATAAACAGATCCGCCAAACCGTTGGATGTCAGGTCGCTATGCACTTCGGGTCTCCCCCCTATACCACCTGTGTGCGTGAGGACGTAAACACTGGATTTGTCATCGGTGGGGGTAAATCGCAGGTCATGCGTGAGGGGCAACTCAGTGCGGCAGCGGATATGCCGTTTTGGCTCCAGATTGTCGGAAACGGCTTGACAACGACATGGGCAGGCCATCTCGGCAGTGTGCTCACACATGCGACATGGCCCGCAATCACCTGTATTAATCTCTATAGCGACCATCTGCTCACACAACCGATACAGGTCTCGGAGGGATGCCACAAGGTCCCTGATGCCCCTGGGTTGGGCGTTGAAGTCGATGAAGACGCAGTCGAACGCTTCCGCGTGCCTGATGATCAGTTAGACGCTGAGGGTTACACGATTCATCCTGTTCCGCGCATCATCAAAACCGCTGTTTATCCTGATGGCAGTTGCATCCACATGTCCGGTGATGGTTTGAGCTATTTCAATGCCGGCAACGGTGAGGCACAAGTAGAAGGTGCGCGTCTGGAGTTAACCTTTGACGACGGCACTGACGCATGGACAGACCTCTTCGAGAAAGCACGTGAGACCCCTGTGCATGGACGTTGGTAA
- a CDS encoding archease yields MRKIVAMENCMKPYEYLEHTADMGLLVRGKSLSDLLRNAAQGLFETIAVVDTVDETDAVEIHLTAESVEDLFVRWLDELIFQHETKETFFKRADIKNCSETEVSATVYGERANFDKHEVYTEIKSVTYHQLQVVRKCDGSWFAQVIFDL; encoded by the coding sequence ATGAGAAAAATCGTAGCGATGGAGAATTGCATGAAACCCTATGAATACCTTGAACATACTGCGGATATGGGACTGTTGGTTAGAGGGAAAAGTCTATCGGATCTTCTGAGAAATGCGGCACAGGGACTCTTTGAAACAATAGCCGTCGTGGATACGGTCGATGAGACAGACGCAGTGGAGATTCACCTCACGGCTGAATCTGTGGAAGACCTTTTTGTGAGATGGCTCGATGAACTCATCTTCCAGCACGAAACAAAGGAGACTTTCTTTAAACGTGCCGACATCAAAAACTGTAGTGAAACGGAAGTATCAGCGACGGTTTACGGTGAACGTGCAAACTTCGATAAACACGAGGTTTATACAGAAATTAAGAGCGTTACATACCATCAGTTGCAGGTCGTGCGAAAGTGTGATGGCAGTTGGTTCGCTCAGGTTATTTTTGATCTGTGA
- a CDS encoding sigma-54 factor interaction domain-containing protein, which translates to MFHRTKVDKPYDERGISISEDQSNERLTHSNLKPPLEKKGDRIAILAENTLQGNYESILGRSPQILEVLKQIDKVANTIARVLIWGETGTGKELIARALHQNSDRSGNKMVSVNCAAMQSLVCRAGTGTLLSHWRYPLTSPLLLLLAKLEKNPILFPFFFFIDRNLLFCYILDNGFVRNRPICENLSLQDENEFATDDLTCGRSINKGVTK; encoded by the coding sequence ATGTTTCATAGAACTAAGGTAGATAAACCCTATGATGAGAGGGGCATTTCTATTTCGGAAGATCAGTCCAATGAGAGACTCACACATTCAAATTTAAAGCCTCCTCTTGAGAAAAAGGGTGATCGTATCGCTATTCTGGCAGAAAATACGTTGCAAGGAAATTATGAGAGTATCCTTGGAAGAAGTCCACAGATTCTCGAAGTTCTCAAACAAATTGATAAGGTGGCAAATACAATAGCAAGGGTACTTATTTGGGGTGAAACAGGAACCGGTAAAGAGTTGATAGCGCGTGCCTTACACCAAAACAGCGATCGGTCGGGGAACAAAATGGTTTCTGTCAACTGTGCCGCAATGCAGTCTTTAGTTTGTCGTGCTGGCACGGGTACCTTACTCTCTCACTGGCGATATCCCCTAACCTCGCCTCTTCTCCTGTTACTCGCAAAACTTGAAAAAAATCCTATCCTTTTCCCCTTTTTCTTTTTTATTGACAGAAATTTGCTTTTTTGCTATATTTTAGACAACGGTTTCGTCAGAAATCGTCCTATTTGTGAAAATTTGTCTTTGCAAGACGAAAATGAATTTGCGACAGACGACTTAACTTGCGGAAGATCAATCAATAAAGGAGTGACAAAATGA